The Ascochyta rabiei chromosome 5, complete sequence genome has a segment encoding these proteins:
- a CDS encoding 1-alkyl-2-acetylglycerophosphocholine esterase — protein sequence MTWLKNVNPTPSFPAYTGPHKVGSIDVEIPTGDLENPSVDGPPADLPTVAFRVFYPCRQDSEQKPVKWIPNPQREYVAAYARFLGANSAFAGIFSLFPQLLQYTSIPVHQNADVLEPPTKSKRWPVMMFSHGLGGSRNAYSHICGSLASHGIVVVAPDHRDGSSPINFIHTSDAKEKPKRIDYRRIDHKPSTDVYNARDEQLRIRLWEMGLIHDALLKIDTRQRLKNVAEDATKSSGKDMLTMFSHLLSVHEPGSISFAGHSFGAATTVQFVKSVHYTPDNAPASYKPLFVPRVSSTLKQQITPQNPVILLDLWTLPIQSPNTAWLRNKPMPSYSSPDGGTSILAILSEGFYKWTSNLHETKRIIAKPPTAPASQPGPHVFYPIASAHLSQSDFGILFPWATAKVFGAKEPERVLRLNTRAVLQVLRNSGVEVARTSVADLEFEGVEHDKPIDNDDGILSTRRKGMLG from the exons ATGACGTGGCTCAAGAACGTCAACCCTACCCCTTCGTTTCCAGCATACACGGGACCCCACAAAGTCGGCTCCATAGATGTGGAGATTCCTACGGGCGATCTGGAGAATCCTAGTGTCGATGGGCCGCCAGCGGATCTGCCCACTGTGGCGTTTAGAGTGTTCTACCCGTGTAGACAGGATAGCGAGCAGAAGCCTGTGAAGTGGATACCGAACCCGCAGAGAGAATACGTCGCTGCATATGCGCGCTTTTTGGGGGCGAATAGCGCATTTGCTGGCATTTTTTC ACTGTTTCCTCAGCTCTTGCAATACACCTCGATACCCGTTCACCAAAACGCCGATGTCCTCGAGCCCCCCACAAAGTCCAAACGCTGGCCTGTAATGATGTTTTCCCACGGTCTTGGTGGCTCACGAAATGCATACTCACACATCTGCGGCTCGCTCGCCAGCCATGGAATCGTCGTAGTAGCACCAGACCACCGCGACGGCAGCTCACCGATAAACTTCATCCACACGTCCGACGCGAAAGAGAAGCCCAAGCGCATAGATTACAGGCGAATCGACCACAAGCCCTCAACCGACGTCTACAACGCCCGCGACGAGCAACTCCGCATTCGACTCTGGGAAATGGGGCTCATCCACGACGCGCTGCTCAAGATCGACACACGTCAGCGGCTGAAAAATGTGGCCGAAGACGCAACCAAGAGCAGCGGAAAGGACATGCTCACAATGTTCTCGCACCTCCTGTCCGTCCACGAGCCAGGCTCCATCAGCTTCGCAGGCCACTCCTTCGGCGCCGCAACCACGGTGCAATTCGTCAAATCCGTCCACTACACGCCGGACAACGCGCCCGCATCCTACAAGCCACTCTTCGTCCCGCGCGTCTCATCCACGTTGAAACAGCAAATCACACCGCAAAACCCAGTCATCCTCCTCGACCTCTGGACCCTCCCCATACAAAGTCCCAACACGGCCTGGCTGCGCAACAAACCCATGCCCTCGTACTCCTCCCCCGACGGCGGCACCAGCATTCTCGCCATCCTCAGCGAAGGCTTCTACAAGTGGACCTCGAACCTGCACGAAACGAAGCGCATCATCGCCAaaccgcccaccgcccctGCTTCCCAACCAGGCCCACACGTCTTCTACCCAATCGCGAGCGCGCACCTCTCGCAGTCAGACTTCGGCATCCTGTTTCCCTGGGCGACAGCCAAAGTCTTCGGCGCCAAAGAGCCAGAGCGCGTCCTACGCCTCAACACCCGCGCCGTGCTGCAGGTGCTGCGCAACAGTGGTGTCGAGGTCGCGCGCACCAGCGTTGCGGATCTGGAGTTCGAGGGCGTCGAGCACGATAAGCCGATTGACAATGACGATGGCATACTGAGTACCAG GCGCAAGGGGATGCTGGGTTAA
- a CDS encoding 1-alkyl-2-acetylglycerophosphocholine esterase codes for MTWLKNVNPTPSFPAYTGPHKVGSIDVEIPTGDLENPSVDGPPADLPTVAFRVFYPCRQDSEQKPVKWIPNPQREYVAAYARFLGANSAFAGIFSLFPQLLQYTSIPVHQNADVLEPPTKSKRWPVMMFSHGLGGSRNAYSHICGSLASHGIVVVAPDHRDGSSPINFIHTSDAKEKPKRIDYRRIDHKPSTDVYNARDEQLRIRLWEMGLIHDALLKIDTRQRLKNVAEDATKSSGKDMLTMFSHLLSVHEPGSISFAGHSFGAATTVQFVKSVHYTPDNAPASYKPLFVPRVSSTLKQQITPQNPVILLDLWTLPIQSPNTAWLRNKPMPSYSSPDGGTSILAILSEGFYKWTSNLHETKRIIAKPPTAPASQPGPHVFYPIASAHLSQSDFGILFPWATAKVFGAKEPERVLRLNTRAVLQVLRNSGVEVARTSVADLEFEGVEHDKPIDNDDGILSTRRDRVRGWVNIGDQAQGDAGLSEATVGMGPGEAMLQGEAFGQAVDGGAR; via the exons ATGACGTGGCTCAAGAACGTCAACCCTACCCCTTCGTTTCCAGCATACACGGGACCCCACAAAGTCGGCTCCATAGATGTGGAGATTCCTACGGGCGATCTGGAGAATCCTAGTGTCGATGGGCCGCCAGCGGATCTGCCCACTGTGGCGTTTAGAGTGTTCTACCCGTGTAGACAGGATAGCGAGCAGAAGCCTGTGAAGTGGATACCGAACCCGCAGAGAGAATACGTCGCTGCATATGCGCGCTTTTTGGGGGCGAATAGCGCATTTGCTGGCATTTTTTC ACTGTTTCCTCAGCTCTTGCAATACACCTCGATACCCGTTCACCAAAACGCCGATGTCCTCGAGCCCCCCACAAAGTCCAAACGCTGGCCTGTAATGATGTTTTCCCACGGTCTTGGTGGCTCACGAAATGCATACTCACACATCTGCGGCTCGCTCGCCAGCCATGGAATCGTCGTAGTAGCACCAGACCACCGCGACGGCAGCTCACCGATAAACTTCATCCACACGTCCGACGCGAAAGAGAAGCCCAAGCGCATAGATTACAGGCGAATCGACCACAAGCCCTCAACCGACGTCTACAACGCCCGCGACGAGCAACTCCGCATTCGACTCTGGGAAATGGGGCTCATCCACGACGCGCTGCTCAAGATCGACACACGTCAGCGGCTGAAAAATGTGGCCGAAGACGCAACCAAGAGCAGCGGAAAGGACATGCTCACAATGTTCTCGCACCTCCTGTCCGTCCACGAGCCAGGCTCCATCAGCTTCGCAGGCCACTCCTTCGGCGCCGCAACCACGGTGCAATTCGTCAAATCCGTCCACTACACGCCGGACAACGCGCCCGCATCCTACAAGCCACTCTTCGTCCCGCGCGTCTCATCCACGTTGAAACAGCAAATCACACCGCAAAACCCAGTCATCCTCCTCGACCTCTGGACCCTCCCCATACAAAGTCCCAACACGGCCTGGCTGCGCAACAAACCCATGCCCTCGTACTCCTCCCCCGACGGCGGCACCAGCATTCTCGCCATCCTCAGCGAAGGCTTCTACAAGTGGACCTCGAACCTGCACGAAACGAAGCGCATCATCGCCAaaccgcccaccgcccctGCTTCCCAACCAGGCCCACACGTCTTCTACCCAATCGCGAGCGCGCACCTCTCGCAGTCAGACTTCGGCATCCTGTTTCCCTGGGCGACAGCCAAAGTCTTCGGCGCCAAAGAGCCAGAGCGCGTCCTACGCCTCAACACCCGCGCCGTGCTGCAGGTGCTGCGCAACAGTGGTGTCGAGGTCGCGCGCACCAGCGTTGCGGATCTGGAGTTCGAGGGCGTCGAGCACGATAAGCCGATTGACAATGACGATGGCATACTGAGTACCAGGCGCGATAGGGTTAGGGGGTGGGTTAATATTGGGGACCAGGCGCAAGGGGATGCTGGGTTAAGTGAGGCCACTGTTGGTATGGGGCCTGGCGAGGCGATGCTGCAGGGTGAGGCGTTTGGGCAGGCGGTGGACGGCGGTGCGAGGTAA